The Granulicella sp. 5B5 nucleotide sequence CTGACGCATGCGTGGGTGCAGACGGGCGAGCCGTGGGTGGATGACGGGCTCGCAGAGTTTATGGCGCTGATGTACACGGAGCAGCGGCAGGGACGTGGGGCGGCTGCGGATGCTCTGCATGAGCTGCTGCGGCCGGTGGCGATTGCGGAGCCGGATGCGCAGACGTTGCATAGTGAGGACATTGGGCAGCCGCTGATTGCGGCGCATGATGAGATCTACTACCGGCGGAAGGCAGCGGCGACGTGGTGGGCGCTACGGTCGGTGGTGGGCGACCAGGACCTGCAGATCGGGTTGACGACGTGGCTGGCGCAGCCGCCTTCGCAGCAGACGGCGAGCGAGAAGGCGCTGGCGCTGGAGGGGATTCTGGAGAAGACGAGCAAGAAGGACCTGGCGTGGTTCTTTGACGACTGGGTGCTGCATGATCGCGGGCTGCCGGACCTGACGATCAGTGAGGTGACGCCGCGGCCACTGCCGGCGGGGCAGGGGCATCAGAACGGATGGCTGGTGAGCGTGACGGTGAGGAATGAGGGTGCTGCTGCGGCGGAGGTGCCGCTGGTGCTCCATGCGGGCGAGCTGAGTGTGACGAAGTCGATCCATGTGGCGGGGCTGTCGAGTGCGACGGAGCGGGTGGTCATCGAGGCGAAGCCGACGGAGGTGCTGGTGAACGATGGGGCGATGCCGGAGCTGCGGACGTCCGAGCATAGGGTGACGGTGAATCTGGATACGAAGTAGGAGCGTCAGGGGCTGTGATGGTGGTGGCGCGGGCGAAGGGCTCCCGCAAAGTGCGCGAAGTTTAACGCGGAGTTTCGCCACGGTGGCTGTGGTGGGGTAGGCAGTGTCGCCCTACTCATGACGAGGGAACTGTCATGAGTAGGGCACCCAGATGTATAGCGGATGGATTAGAGGTTGAAGCCTTCGAGGGTTAGGGCGGGCTGTTCGTTGCGGGTGTCGGCGTGGGCGAGGTCGATGGTGAGGGTGCGGGTTTCGTTGGGCATGAGGGTGATGTAGTTGTCGGAGTAGATGGCGGGGAGGATGCGGTCCTTGGTCGTCTGGCGGATGGCCTTGAGGCGGACGAAGACGGCGGGTGTTGGTGAGGTGTTGGTGAGGGTGGCGGTGAGGAGCCAGCGGTCCTGCTGGCGGGCGGTGGTGGTTTGCGCGGTGACGTGGGCTTTGGCGAGGGCGCGGAGGGCGTGGTAGTCGTCCTTGACGGTGCCTCGGTGGTAGAGGTTCTGGGAGAGGACCTTGCCATGCTGGGTAAGGGTGAGGCGCAGGAAGTGGACGGCGCTGAGGGTCGCGGGGTACTCGATGGGCATGACGGTGACGGTGGAGTCTTCGCGGCTGGAGAGGGCGGCGGATTTTTTGAGCTGGCTGGAGCCGTCGAGGTTGAAGATTTCGAGGGTGGCGGTGAGGGCGGTGAGGTCGCCGGCGTTGTAGTTGACGACTTCGAGGGTGTCGGCGAAGGCGTTCCACTGGATATGGACGGGCTCGGAGGCCTTTTTGCAGGCAAAGTAGGCGGCGGTGGGCTCGAAGAAGTAGTCGTAGGTCTGCCAGACGAAGGAGGGCCAGCAGGGATGGCTCATCCAGAGGAGCAGGCCCATGCGGTACTTGGATTGCGCTTCGAACATGGCGCGGTAGGTGTCGTAGTTGACGAACTGAGCTAGGGTGGTCCAGTCGCGGGCGTTGGTGGCACCGCCGTAGTTGTCGGCGATCATGCTGAGGAAGGTGGTGCCGCCCTGCGCGCCTTCGAGGGTGAAGTCGTGGAGGCCCCAGTCGAGGGCCTGCGGCCATTGGGCGGACTTCGGCATCATGAGGTCGAGGCTGTCGTAGGGTGGGATGTTGGGGGCGCCGAGCTCGGAGTGGAGCTTGGGGTCGGCGTGCTCGAAGTAGAAGGGCGGCAGGAGGGCGCGGTAAGGGCCGTGGCCGCTGACGGGGCCGTCGGCGGAGCTACCGATGTAGTGGATGCCGGGGTGGAGCTCGGAGAGGAGCGCGGGGATGCCTTTGTCGAGCGGGGCGGGTGGGAACCACTCGTTGCGGCCGCAGTAGAGGCCGATGCTGGCGTGGCGGCGGATGCGGCTGATGAAGTCGCGGGCGTTGTTGAGGAAGAGGGTGTTGTCGTCGGGGATGGGGCCGTCCCAGGGGTTGGCGAGCCAGAAGTCCTGCCAGACGACGATGCCGTGGCGGTCGCAGGCCTCGAAGAAGGCGTCGTCGCCGATCTGGCCGACCCAGTTGCGGATCATGGTGAAGTTCATCTCGCGGTGGTAGCGGACGGCGATGTCGTACTCGCGGGCGCGGTAGAGGAGATTGTTTTCGCCGAAGCCCCAGTTGCCGCCACGGGCGATGAAACGGCGTCCGTTGATGTAGAGGTGCAGGTTGCCGCCGTTCTCGTCGGCGGTCATCTGACGGATGCCGGCTTTGAAGGCGGCGGTGTGGTGGGTGCGGCCTTCGGCTTCGAAGCGGAGGGCGACGTCGTAGAGGTGCGGGTTGCCGTAGCCGGTGGGCCACCAGAGTTTGGGGGCGGCGATGTGCAGCGGTTTGAGCTGGATGGCGCGGCGCTCGTTGGGGGCGAGGGTGACGGGGTGCTCGAATGTTAGTTCGCCGAAGGTGCCGTGGAGGGTGCCGGTGACGGAGGTGGCGGTGTGGTTGACGGCGAAGAGTTCCAGGGAGACTTCGGCGCTGGTGATGTCGGGCAGAGGGAGTTTGCTGGTGACGAGCGGGTCTTCGAGGGTGACGGCTCCGGTGTGGGTGAGCGAGACGTCGGCCCAGATGCCGGTGTTGCGGCCGCGGATGGTGGGTATCCAGTCCCAGCCGATGGAGGCGTGGTAGGTGGGGTTGTCCGCGCCGAGGGCGCCGCCGTTTTTGCCGGTGGTCTGCCAGGTCTTTTGCTTGCAGCTGCCGGGGGTGGCGTTTTTGAGGATGCGGACGGCGAGGGCGTTGGGCTTGGAGGTGCTGAGTTTGGAGGTGATGTTGAAGTTGCCGCGGGTGAAGCCGCCTGCGATGTCGCCGAGGCGGTCGCCGTTGAGGTAGACCTCGGCCTTCCAGTTGATGCCGTCGAAGTTGAGCCAGGCGATCTCGCCTTCGGGGGTGGCGGGTGAGGGGAATTCGGTGCGGTACCAGAAGTCGGAGTAGAAGAAGCTGTCGGAGATGTGGAGCTGGTTCTGGCCGTAGTTGGGGTCGGGGATGGCGCCAGCGTTGACGTAGGAGGTGAGCGCGGTGCCGGGGACGGTGGCGGGGAGCCAGTCGGCGTCTTTGAAGCCGACGGTGGAGAGGGATTCGCCGGTGAGATCGGGGGCGCTGGCGGCGCGCTGGATGCGCCAGCGGCCTCCGGCGAGCGACTGGCCGATGGTGGACGGGAGTGGAGCGGAATGGGGCTTTATGGTGTAGCCGCCGCGGCCGAAGACTTCGAGCTCGGAGAGGATGTAGCCGTTGGGGGTGGCGGGGCGCGTCATGAGGACGCGGAGGTAGCGGGCGTGCGTGGGGGCCGCGAGCTTGATTTCGTCGAGAAGAGCGTCGGTGGTGGGGAGCGGGTGGAGGTCGTGCCAGGTGGCGGCGTCGTCGGAGATTTGGAGCTTGCCTTCGGCGGCGCGGGCGATCCAGTGGAGGGTGACCTTGTCGAAGGTGGCGTGGGCTCCGAGGTCGACGTAGACCCATTCCTGGTCGAGGCCGGCGGACTTCCAGGCACTGGTGAAGTGGTAGGGGCCGCCGATTTCGATGCGTTGGGCGCCGTTGTAGAAGGAGACGTCGCCGATGCGCCAGAGGAGGCCTTTTTGTGTGGCGTCGTGGGCGTGGGTGAAGTCGACGCGGTAGAAGTGGATGCGGCCGGGCTGGGCGAGCGGCAGGGCGATGCGGAGGAGATGCGAGCCGGCGGCAAGGTCGGGTGGGAAGTTTTCGGGAGGCAGGGGAGCGGAGCCGCGGGCGGTGGCGGACTTGCTCCAGGTGTGGCCGTCGGCGGAGGTGTAGAGGGTGAAGATGAGGTCGGCGGGGGAGACGGTGTTGGGGACGGCGGCGAAGAGGGTGATGCGGTCGATCTCGGGGACAGTGTCGCCGCCGAGGTGGAGCTCGATGGAGGGCTGCGGGCCGGGGACGTCGATGGCACTGGCGGCGAAGTGGTTGACGAGGCCTTCGCGGTACTCCTTGGAGACGATGGAGCCGTTGACGAGGGTGGTGAGCCAGGTGGGGAGATCGGTGGAGACGATGCCGTCGGTGACGAGCTGCGCGGTGAGGTTGTAGTCGTAGGCGGAGGAGTGGAAGGCGGGACGGAGGAGCGCGAGGTTGCGGTAGGCGCCGGAGGTGTCGGGGATGAGGGTGGGCGCGAAGTTTTGGGAGGGCGCGCCGGGGTAGAGGCCGATGCCCTTGGTGAAGGCTTCGGTGGTGTGAGTAGCGGCGGCGTGGGTTGGGGCTTCGAGGGCTGCAGTTGCGGCGGGGTGCAGCGGGTCAGGATGAAGTGAGGCGGCGAGGGCGTTGCGTGAGAGGGCGAGGCCGGTGCCGGCGATGGCGGTGGTCTTGAGGAAGTCGCGACGGGATGAGGACATGCGGGCTCCGGAGGTTACAGGTGAGGCAGCGGGTGCGGTTGTGGCTCTACGAGCGAGAAGCAGGTTCCTCGCTGCGCTCGGAATGGAAGAAAGAAAAGCAACGGCAACGGCAAAAGCAACGGCAAAAGCAAAAAATAAGCGTACTAGTTCTGCGGGAGGAGTTCGTAGCTGACGAAGGCGAGTTTGGAGCTGTCTGGCGACCAGGAGGGGACGTTGATGGTGCCCTGGCCGCCGAAGAGTTTGGCGAGGAGTTTGGTTTTGCCGTCGGCGAGAGACATGAGGCGGAGTTCGACGTCTTTGGCGGCGGGGTGGCCGGTGACGGAGGGGTCATAGGCGAGGTAGACGAGCCATTTGCCGTCGGGCGAGGGGTGCGGGAACCAGTCGTTGGTGGGCTCGGTGAGGATTTGTTGCTGGACGCTGCCGTCGGGCTTCATGCGCCAGAGCTGCATGTGGCCGGAGCGCTCGGAGTTGAAGTATATCCAGGAGCCGTCGGGGGCGTAGTCGGGGCCGTCGTCGAGGCCTTTGGCGGTGGTGAGGCGGGTTTCAGCGCCTCCGGCGACGGGGACGGTGTAGATGTCGAAGTCGCCGTTTCGTTGAGCG carries:
- a CDS encoding discoidin domain-containing protein, translated to MSSSRRDFLKTTAIAGTGLALSRNALAASLHPDPLHPAATAALEAPTHAAATHTTEAFTKGIGLYPGAPSQNFAPTLIPDTSGAYRNLALLRPAFHSSAYDYNLTAQLVTDGIVSTDLPTWLTTLVNGSIVSKEYREGLVNHFAASAIDVPGPQPSIELHLGGDTVPEIDRITLFAAVPNTVSPADLIFTLYTSADGHTWSKSATARGSAPLPPENFPPDLAAGSHLLRIALPLAQPGRIHFYRVDFTHAHDATQKGLLWRIGDVSFYNGAQRIEIGGPYHFTSAWKSAGLDQEWVYVDLGAHATFDKVTLHWIARAAEGKLQISDDAATWHDLHPLPTTDALLDEIKLAAPTHARYLRVLMTRPATPNGYILSELEVFGRGGYTIKPHSAPLPSTIGQSLAGGRWRIQRAASAPDLTGESLSTVGFKDADWLPATVPGTALTSYVNAGAIPDPNYGQNQLHISDSFFYSDFWYRTEFPSPATPEGEIAWLNFDGINWKAEVYLNGDRLGDIAGGFTRGNFNITSKLSTSKPNALAVRILKNATPGSCKQKTWQTTGKNGGALGADNPTYHASIGWDWIPTIRGRNTGIWADVSLTHTGAVTLEDPLVTSKLPLPDITSAEVSLELFAVNHTATSVTGTLHGTFGELTFEHPVTLAPNERRAIQLKPLHIAAPKLWWPTGYGNPHLYDVALRFEAEGRTHHTAAFKAGIRQMTADENGGNLHLYINGRRFIARGGNWGFGENNLLYRAREYDIAVRYHREMNFTMIRNWVGQIGDDAFFEACDRHGIVVWQDFWLANPWDGPIPDDNTLFLNNARDFISRIRRHASIGLYCGRNEWFPPAPLDKGIPALLSELHPGIHYIGSSADGPVSGHGPYRALLPPFYFEHADPKLHSELGAPNIPPYDSLDLMMPKSAQWPQALDWGLHDFTLEGAQGGTTFLSMIADNYGGATNARDWTTLAQFVNYDTYRAMFEAQSKYRMGLLLWMSHPCWPSFVWQTYDYFFEPTAAYFACKKASEPVHIQWNAFADTLEVVNYNAGDLTALTATLEIFNLDGSSQLKKSAALSSREDSTVTVMPIEYPATLSAVHFLRLTLTQHGKVLSQNLYHRGTVKDDYHALRALAKAHVTAQTTTARQQDRWLLTATLTNTSPTPAVFVRLKAIRQTTKDRILPAIYSDNYITLMPNETRTLTIDLAHADTRNEQPALTLEGFNL